The following proteins come from a genomic window of Theileria equi strain WA chromosome 2 map unlocalized gcontig_1105316255037, whole genome shotgun sequence:
- a CDS encoding conserved hypothetical protein (encoded by transcript BEWA_044130A): MDEKWKDTSNKDESVPTAGFESLSLGQKLLSKCVKRTGISVSVRGIAINTTSQIKTAGSAWKSEGRYDYNRDGRNSSFDVSFPDLLGSSNNVNKTPSQWNSDAISGSETATISNSETGSRNGFKNYGYSRASSRDNSSSRSFRNFPPNGKSTSGLDNDILGDQFLMPGMKGTYPLGFTNFIGKGVESSPPPPPETPFNPSKVSLMKPNRLKSRSNLTSPASAAPVDPQLPPKEISSQKVVPEARDELHASPSAKVGEPNRNSQVNIPTKSEEPLNSPVKSAPSNSQNNEVKDISKSRNKKDTKFVNRQKHDPGRGNKENARNPKTEQAKDDTWRSSTKETNDSIPKGPVEPKQILRPHDNLIHNFNKITQQSESKSMNNAAHDQKADKARGSFKNNWWRHAKKSNNTGGGGGNN, from the exons atggatgaaaagTGGAAGGATACTTcaaataaagatgaaagtGTACCTACAGCTGGCTTTGAATCTCTCTCCCTAGGCCAAAAGTTATTGtcaaaatgtgtaaaaagAACTG GTATTAGCGTTAGTGTTCGTGGTATAGCTATAAATACAACCAGTCAAATCAAGACTGCCGGTAGTGCGTGGAAATCTGAGGGCAGATACGATTATAATAGAGATGGCAGGAACTCGTCATTTGATGTCTCATTTCCCGATTTGCTGGGATCTAGTAATAATGTAAATAAGACTCCATCACAATGGAACTCCGATGCTATAAGTGGGTCCGAAACTGCAACGATTAGCAATTCAGAAACTGGGTCCCGAAATGgttttaaaaattatgGTTACTCTAGGGCGAGTAGCAGAGATAATTCAAGTTCTAGATCATTCAGAAACTTCCCTCCAAACGGTAAATCAACTAGTGGTTTGGACAATGATATCTTGGGTGATCAGTTTTTGATGCCCGGTATGAAGGGAACATATCCGCTGggatttacaaattttattGGTAAAGGAGTTGAATCTTCGCCTCCTCCCCCACCAGAGACGCCATTTAATCCTTCAAAAGTCTCTCTTATGAAACCAAATCGGCTCAAAAGTAGATCTAATCTAACATCGCCTGCTTCAGCCGCTCCTGTAGATCCTCAGCTACCACCTAAGGAGATTTCTAGTCAAAAGGTTGTTCCTGAGGCTCGTGATGAACTACATGCTTCTCCCTCTGCAAAAGTTGGAGAACCCAACCGAAATTCGCAAGTAAATATTCCGACAAAGTCTGAAGAGCCGCTAAATTCACCTGTAAAAAGTGCTCCGTCTAATAGCCAAAACAATGAAGTCAAGGATATTTCGAAATCTAGGAATAAAAAGGATACAAAGTTTGTCAACAGACAGAAGCATGATCCTGGTAGGGGCAATAAGGAGAATGCTCGTAATCCGAAAACAGAACAGGCCAAGGATGATACATGGCGTTCGTCCACTAAGGAGACCAATGATTCTATTCCAAAGGGACCTGTTGAACCCAAACAGATTTTAAGACCGCATGATAACTTGATCCATAACTTTAATAAGATTACACAACAGTCGGAGAGTAAGTCGATGAATAATGCAGCACATGACCAAAAGGCTGACAAAGCAAGGGGTTCATTCAAAAATAATTGGTGGAGACATGCTAAGAAGTCCAATAACACCGGTGGTGGCGGTGGTAATAACTAG
- a CDS encoding hypothetical protein (encoded by transcript BEWA_044180A) gives MSCNDLETGEVRFSENVDGSKPQTPKRYTNKGWSTHSNFVRFSASEVGIFGHSFKAPTEFKHLSKANILEEKLLECIDDIYSENGSNKIKKSGIMNLAISTEMSYFPLKYRNQALERFYALNLSDWIVSKLSFLSIIMFVLTAILWPMSIRTFNLTGLFGFYMIIVCRRMER, from the exons ATGAGTTGTAACGATCTAGAAACTGGTGAAGTTAGGTTTTCAGAGAATGTGGATGGATCTAAGCCGCAAACCCCCAAACGGTACACAAATAAGGGGTGgtctacacattccaaCTTTGTTAGGTTTAGTGCCTCTGAAGTTGGTATATTTGGCCACTCCTTCAAGGCTCCAACTGAGTTCAAGCACTTGTCTAAAGCTAACATCCTGGAGGAGAAATTGCTAGAGTGTATTGATGATATCTACTCTGAAAATG GATCCAATAAAATTAAGAAGAGCGGTATTATGAATCTAGCCATTTCAACTGAAATGTCATATTTCCCGCTAAAATACAGAAATCAAGCCCTGGAACGATTTTACGCACTGAATCTGAGTGATTGGATTGTCAGCAAATTGTCTTTTTTATCTATTATAATGTTTGTTTTAACTGCAATATTATGGCCAATGAGCATTCGTACATTTAACCTGACTGGTTTGTTTGGATTTTATATGATCATTGTCTGTAGGAGAATGGAGAGATAG
- a CDS encoding conserved hypothetical protein (encoded by transcript BEWA_044120A), whose amino-acid sequence MRTYMKGGVWKNSEDEVLKAAIMKYGLKSWSRVSSLLVNKSAKQCKARWYEWLDPNVKKTEWSREEEELLLQLAKMFPTQWRTIAIRLGRTAYQCQQHYERLLDQAQGRDENDQFDPRKIRPGEIDPSLECKPARADAVDMDDDEKEMLAEARARLANTRGKKAKRKAREKALEQTRRIACLQKRRELKSAGIGVGALKLHKSIMDYATEVPFEQQPPKGFYPPDEDKGPDTSIKSMQQLEGRRRDEEMNKLRKDDIRKLKRLQIDETPAAMAIFEKYEKSAVLKNRLVLPEPTMTDEEITQIVKMGADVQLLDNIARSTIARTPMTSSIMEEARMAAATNRLQTPLEGEMNVPDSGFTVPQVPAAFQTPNPIRRFMNQTPLSIFNDRSSAATPHYSDATSYGEVSDDDPIGERARMDMAKLYVKASISNLPEPESTVEISIPEMTEVPENIEGEREVDMEDLENKRELEAAKEREEALQLESSVIKEGLPRPLVYNTIVFVNDLSGTYADEDQVKAKELINNELVALIASDSVRHPMPGGKPCTEYTTLEPLTLALIKESASLIHEETELIKEKHVQEMDEEFLSKAPIKFSAIQKRYIHSETMSLSEQTTADELLCKEYRKHLENLSKRNKTLENKYTVSTGGYRNREQTILKEIGKYIPSIHIYLQGTSTNPLFRARTILIRSVRWKNGREHLLTNVFLGTWLSFSGRRLLMLNSRY is encoded by the exons ATGAGGACTTATATGAAGGGTGGAGTCTGGAAGAACAGCGAGGACGAAGTCCTCAAGGCAGCTATTATGAAGTACGGCCTTAAAAGCTGGTCCAGAGTATCCTCATTGCTGGTTAATAAATCAGCAAAGCAGTGTAAAGCAAGATG GTACGAATGGCTAGATCCAAATGTAAAAAAGACCGAATGGTCCAGGGAAGAGGAGGAATTGTTACTTCAACTAGCAAAAATGTTTCCTACGCAATGGCGTACTATCGCTATAAGACTTGGTCGTACCGCGTACCAATGTCAACAGCATTACGAACGTCTACTTGACCAAGCCCAGGGTCGTGACGAGAATGATCAGTTTGATCCTCGTAAGATACGCCCAGGAGAGATTGATCCGTCACTAGAATGTAAACCTGCGCGTGCAGACGCAGTTGATATGGATGACGATGAGAAGGAAATGTTGGCAGAGGCCAGGGCTCGTTTAGCCAACACTCGTGGTAAAAAGGCTAAGCGTAAAGCACGTGAAAAGGCATTGGAACAAACTAGACGTATAGCTTGCTTACAGAAACGGCGAGAGCTAAAATCCGCCGGTATAGGAGTTGGTGCTTTGAAATTACACAAGTCTATTATGGATTATGCTACCGAGGTTCCGTTTGAACAACAACCACCTAAAGGGTTTTATCCTCCGGATGAAGACAAGGGACCTGATACATCAATTAAGAGCATGCAACAACTGGAAGGACGCCGTCGCGATGAAGAAATGAATAAGTTGCGTAAGGATGATATAAGAAAACTCAAGAGACTCCAAATTGATGAGACACCCGCTGCAATGGCAATCTTTGAAAAGTATGAGAAATCTGCTGTCTTAAAAAATCGTTTGGTATTACCAGAACCAACAATGAcagatgaagaaatcaCCcaaattgtaaaaatggGTGCTGATGTACAATTATTGGATAATATAGCACGCTCAACAATTGCAAGGACACCAATGACGAGCTCTATAATGGAAGAAGCTCGTATGGCAGCAGCAACAAACCGTCTGCAAACGCCCTTGGAAGGTGAAATGAATGTACCGGATTCTGGGTTCACTGTTCCACAAGTTCCTGCCGCATTTCAAACCCCGAATCCAATTAGGAGATTTATGAATCAGACGCCactttccatatttaaTGACCGATCTAGTGCCGCTACTCCTCATTATAGTGATGCAACATCTTATGGAGAGGTCAGCGACGACGATCCTATCGGTGAGAGGGCAAGGATGGATATGGCAAAATTGTATGTAAAGGCTAGTATTTCTAATTTGCCAGAACCTGAATCTACCGTTGAAATTTCAATTCCAGAAATGACAGAAGTTCCGGAAAATATAGAGGGAGAGCGAGAAGTCGACATGGAAGACCTGGAAAATAAAAGAGAATTAGAAGCCGCCAAAGAACGCGAAGAAGCGCTTCAACTCGAATCATCTGTTATTAAAGAGGGACTTCCTCGTCCGTTGGTGTACAATACAATTGTTTTTGTGAATGATTTGAGTGGAACTTATGCAGATGAAGATCAGGTGAAAGCAAAGGAGTTAATCAACAATGAGTTGGTTGCTCTAATTGCATCAGATAGTGTTAGACATCCTATGCCTGGTGGAAAACCCTGTACTGAATATACTACTCTCGAGCCTTTGACTCTTGCTCTAATCAAG GAATCTGCTTCTCTTATACATGAGGAAACAGAGCTCATCAAGGAAAAACATGTTCAGgaaatggatgaagaatttcTATCCAAAGCACCTATTAAATTCTCGGCAATACAAAAGAGATACATACATTCGGAGACAATGTCACTTTCCGAGCAAACTACCGCCGACGAACTTTTGTGTAAGGAGTATAGGAAACACTTGGAGAATCTCTCAAAGCGCAATAAGACTTTGGAGAACAAATACACCGTTTCCACCGGTGGTTATCGCAATCGTGAACAGACGATCCTCAAGGAGATAGGCAAGTATATTCCCTCAATCCACATTTATTTGCAGGGAACATCCACGAATCCATTATTCAGGGCAAGAACGATTTTGATTCGCTCAGTCAGATGGAAGAACGGGAGAGAGCATCTTCTAACGAACGTATTTCTCGGTACTTGGCTATCCTTCAGCGGGAGAAGACTCTTAATGCTAAACTCCAGGTATTGA
- a CDS encoding cell cycle control protein, putative (encoded by transcript BEWA_044160A) codes for MPKRNSPSSGRESDPDSGKNDHVSSDHRPSEAKRGRVAQSRTGGVYIPPFKLSRLQREVQEDDSQEYQRQEWDKLKKHINGVVNKLTSTNIPDLIGELLECNVIRGRGLLARTWIRAQMASPGFTPIYASFLAIVNSKFPEVGELVVRRILLQFRRAYKRNDRIVCQSCVKCIAHLVNQKIAHEVMALQLLAVLLTNPTDDSVELSVSFITEVGASLQESCKQGLEGIFEHLKTILQSGDVEKRTQYSIEKLWTLRRNKFADFPPIQEGLDLVEQGDQITHDIDFLDDNITADEGLNIFRFVPPEVYRAENTKWKDIKNTLLGIDGEDDAESDSSEDSEASQEDSDQDEYTKTEESGKTLKILDSTEQDLINLRKTLYLCIMSSLNYEECVHKLLKLNIEPGREIEVCTMLIDCCAMERTFQQFYALQAERLSKIHPQYNLCFQECFAKQYQLSHRLETPKLRNIARFFTHLLYSDAIPWTVLSIIQLSEEATTSSGRIFIKIIFQELCHHMGLQQLDRKFHDPDLLPHLSGIFPSEHPKNIRFAINFFTAIGLGAITDRLRKLL; via the coding sequence ATGCCAAAGAGGAATAGCCCGTCGAGTGGTCGTGAAAGTGACCCAGATAGTGGAAAAAACGACCACGTATCATCAGATCATCGACCTTCCGAGGCAAAAAGAGGTAGAGTTGCCCAGAGTAGAACTGGAGGAGTCTATATACCACCATTTAAGTTATCTCGTCTACAACGCGAGGTACAGGAAGATGATTCTCAAGAATATCAAAGACAAGAGTGggataaactcaaaaaaCATATAAATGGAGTAGTTAACAAGCTAACTTCCACAAATATACCAGACCTTATTGGAGAATTATTGGAATGTAACGTAATCAGGGGAAGAGGATTGCTAGCTCGTACCTGGATCCGTGCACAGATGGCATCTCCAGGGTTTACGCCAATTTATGCCTCATTCTTGGCTATAGTTAACTCAAAATTCCCAGAAGTTGGCGAACTAGTGGTTAGAAGAATATTGCTTCAATTTAGAAGGGCATATAAAAGGAACGACCGTATAGTATGTCAATCGTGTGTTAAATGTATAGCACATTTGGTAAATCAAAAGATCGCACATGAGGTTATGGCACTGCAGCTCTTGGCAGTTCTTCTCACAAATCCTACCGACGATTCTGTTGAACTTTCTGTGAGTTTTATTACGGAAGTTGGAGCATCTTTGCAGGAATCCTGCAAGCAAGGACTGGAAGGAATATTTGAACATTTAAAGACAATACTCCAAAGTGGTGACGTTGAAAAGAGGACCCAGTATTCGATTGAAAAGTTGTGGACCTTGAGAAGAAACAAGTTTGCAGACTTTCCTCCAATCCAAGAAGGGCTAGATCTTGTAGAACAGGGGGACCAAATCACTCACGATATTGATTTTCTCGACGATAACATAACAGCAGATGAAGGGttaaatatttttagaTTTGTTCCTCCAGAGGTATACAGGGCTGAGAATACtaaatggaaggatattaaaaatactCTGCTAGGAATTGATGGTGAAGACGATGCTGAGAGCGATAGCAGTGAAGATTCCGAAGCATCACAAGAGGATTCTGATCAGGATGAATATACCAAGACTGAAGAATCTGGCAAAACATTAAAGATATTGGATTCGACCGAACAGgatttgataaatttgagAAAAACCTTATACTTGTGTATAATGTCGTCGCTGAATTATGAAGAGTGTGTTCACAAGCTTTTGAAGCTGAATATTGAACCTGGACGTGAAATTGAGGTTTGCACAATGTTGATTGACTGTTGTGCAATGGAGAGGACTTTCCAGCAATTTTATGCGTTACAAGCTGAAAGGCTCTCGAAAATACATCCACAATATAATTTATGCTTTCAGGAGTGCTTTGCAAAGCAATATCAACTTTCTCATAGACTAGAAACTCCAAAACTCCGTAATATCGCTCGTTTTTTTACCCATTTGTTATACTCAGATGCGATTCCTTGGACTGTATTGTCAATAATACAGTTGTCTGAAGAGGCTACAACATCTAGTGGGAGGATCTTCATAAAGATTATTTTCCAGGAACTATGTCATCACATGGGTTTGCAGCAGTTGGATCGTAAGTTTCACGATCCTGATTTACTTCCTCATTTGTCTGGGATATTTCCTAGTGAGCATCCTAAGAATATCAGATTTGCCATCAACTTTTTTACCGCTATTGGACTCGGTGCAATCACCGACCGACTTCGAAAGTTACTCTAG
- a CDS encoding sphingomyelin/lysocholinephospholipid-phospholipase C, putative (encoded by transcript BEWA_044200A) gives MTNAGVSEDTTLRVMSYNIQGLPNRFFPVARLNQRLEAIVRFIGDVVKRYDVEVLILEEAYDKRLYRMIATELEGSLKYGTRVIGRTKNNSDWNTHIDTSRVLFHVMNGGICIFSKFPIEEKHAMIFKDSAGTCSFVGKGAILAVINKNGKLISVVGTHFQADVMCSRTGIRHKQFLQILQWLNDLFNGKIAGNKTYAVSRDLPIIMGGDFNSCSVNDAEHYNKMLNQCKDHNIEFKTTFLDNKPDPTYDTLNDFCRLQVNSDYKHIFDYIFVTPNVKVMEAQKSIRDKLNTPLTLKKRVLSCFCHEECEIYNASDHYPVFSVLSL, from the coding sequence ATGACAAATGCAGGTGTCTCGGAAGATACTACCCTAAGGGTGATGAGCTATAATATTCAGGGTCTACCTAATCGGTTCTTTCCTGTTGCAAGACTTAACCAACGACTGGAAGCTATTGTTAGGTTTATAGGGGATGTAGTAAAAAGGTATGATGTTGAAGTTTTAATTTTGGAAGAAGCATATGATAAAAGATTGTATCGAATGATAGCCACGGAATTAGAGGGCAGCCTAAAATACGGAACCAGAGTTATAGGAAGAACTAAAAATAACTCAGACTGGAACACACATATTGATACATCTAGAGTCTTATTTCATGTTATGAATGGCGGCATTTGTATCTTCTCAAAGTTCCCAATTGAAGAGAAACATGCAATGATATTTAAAGACAGTGCAGGGACATGTAGTTTTGTCGGTAAAGGTGCAATTCTTGCTGTAAttaataaaaatggaaagcTAATATCAGTCGTTGGTACCCATTTTCAGGCTGACGTTATGTGTTCTAGAACAGGCATAAGACACAAACAGTTTTTACAAATCTTGCAATGGTTAAACGACCTCTTTAATGGTAAAATAGCAGGTAATAAAACGTATGCAGTTTCTAGGGACCTTCCAATAATAATGGGAGGGGACTTTAATTCTTGTTCGGTAAATGATGCCGAACACTACAACAAAATGCTAAATCAATGCAAAGATCATAACATAGAATTCAAAACAACATTTCTAGATAATAAACCTGATCCCACCTATGATACCCTAAACGATTTTTGCCGATTACAGGTTAATAGTGACTACAAACATATCTTTGACTATATATTTGTTACCCCAAATGTAAAGGTTATGGAGGCACAAAAGAGTATTAGAGACAAATTAAATACCCCTCTTACTCTAAAGAAACGTGTACTATCCTGTTTCTGTCATGAAGAATGTGAAATATATAATGCCAGTGACCACTATCCAGTTTTTTCAGTTCTGAGTTTATAA
- a CDS encoding ribosomal protein S8, putative (encoded by transcript BEWA_044150A) produces MQRACEMVVPLLRTDAQNQWCRFHILNVQILQLLLKEGYIRGYSVHGDKINILLKHYKGAPVIRNIRVISKPSRDIWVTPHELKSRTQFNTGLWIVQTACGVVSHRDCIRMGIGGKMLLAVNNNYQQFC; encoded by the exons ATGCAAAGGGCCTGTGAGATGGTTGTCCCTCTCCTGAGGACGGATGCCCAGAACCAGTGGTGTCGATTTCATATTCTAAATGTCCAGATCTTGCAGCTTTTGCTGAAGGAAGGATACATTAGAGGTTATTCCGTCCACGGAGACAAGATCAACATATTACTTAAACACTACAAGGGAGCACCC GTTATAAGGAACATTAGGGTCATCTCCAAACCGAGCAGAGATATTTGGGTGACTCCACACGAGCTCAAATCCAGAACGCAATTCAACACCGGACTTTGGATCGTACAAACAGCCTGTGGAGTCGTAAGCCATCGTGATTGTATCAGAATGGGAATTGGAGGCAAGATGCTCTTGGCTGTAAATAACAATTATCAACAGTTTTGTTAG
- a CDS encoding Ras-related protein rab11 small GTP-binding protein, putative (encoded by transcript BEWA_044140A) gives MAADHNYDYLFKIVLIGDSNVGKSNLLDRFVKGTFKLDSKSTIGVEFATKNVQLRNGKIAKAQIWDTAGQERYRAITSAYYRGARGAIVVYDIASRQSFQSVSRWLTELNEYGDANMVIVLAGNKSDLVNLREVSTEDAERFAKANNLLFFETSCLNSDNVETAFTELLSAIGDNHEKLGDSAVDSSTVPRPVVSLCNSKRIKKKKCCRNYMYILSFNFNL, from the coding sequence ATGGCTGCTGATCATAATTACGACTATCTATTCAAAATTGTCCTCATTGGTGACTCCAATGTTGGCAAATCAAATCTATTAGACCGTTTTGTCAAGGGGACTTTCAAGCTCGACTCAAAAAGCACCATTGGAGTAGAATTCGCGACAAAAAATGTGCAGTtaaggaatggaaaaatTGCCAAGGCACAAATCTGGGACACTGCTGGTCAAGAAAGATACAGAGCAATCACGTCAGCCTACTATAGAGGAGCTAGAGGGGCTATTGTTGTCTATGATATTGCGTCCAGGCAGTCCTTTCAAAGCGTTTCACGTTGGCTGACTGAACTCAACGAATACGGCGATGCCAACATGGTAATTGTATTGGCAGGTAACAAAAGTGACCTTGTAAACTTGAGAGAAGTTAGCACTGAAGATGCCGAGAGATTTGCAAAAGCCAATAATCTTCTCTTTTTCGAAACATCATGTCTCAATAGTGACAATGTAGAAACTGCATTCACAGAACTTTTAAGCGCAATTGGCGACAATCACGAAAAACTTGGAGATTCTGCTGTAGACAGCTCTACAGTTCCTAGACCTGTCGTATCATTGTGTAACTCCAAACGTATAAAAAAAAAGAAGTGTTGCAGAAATTACATGTACATATTGAGTTTTAATTTCAATCTGTAG
- a CDS encoding RNA recognition motif domain containing protein (encoded by transcript BEWA_044170A): MAETTAAPLSVNTKLFIGSIPTNVTEDQLKTELSKYGKLVSLFYMPDQGKQNNGWAFVTFEDNKSATTTIEALNGKIVFEGSVQALEVVYASQRNMGDVGFGSSSTAASSSATTTTTPPVAATTATAATTAAAAAQIPGVALGLWQQFTTPEGVPYYYNVRTGQTQWQKPVEMAPAMYGLGATRPPSVGGSSFGPPGANLFVFHVPASWNDIDLIEHFKHFGTVISARVQRDAAGRNRGFGFISYDNPQSALIAIKNMNGFSVGGKYLKVQLKKGEEHYMQNDQFSALQAFSQPQPFVTPQLQPNTLTPKYQMHYNPY, encoded by the exons ATGGCGGAGACTACTGCTGCACCGCTGTCTGTAAATACTAAGCTTTTCATTGGCTCCATTCCTACAAATGTGACAGAG GATCAACTTAAAACCGAACTGTCAAAGTATGGAAAGTTGGTGTCCCTCTTTTATATGCCAGACCAGGGAAAACAGAACAATGGTTGGGCATTTGTTACATTTGAGGACAATAAAAGTGCCACTACTACTATAGAAGCCCTCAATGGGAAAATTGTATTTGAG GGTTCAGTGCAAGCTCTGGAGGTCGTATATGCTTCCCAAAGAAATATGGGTGATGTTGGATTTGGATCCTCCTCCACAGCTGCTTCTTCTAGTGCGACAACTACAACTACTCCTCCTGTAGCTGCCACTACTGCAACAGCTGCTACCACCGCAGCGGCAGCTGCACAAATTCCAGGTGTTGCTTTGGGTTTATGGCAACAATTTACTACCCCTGAAGGTGTTCCGTATTATTACAATGTAAGGACTGGTCAGACCCAGTGGCAAAAACCAGTAGAAATGGCCCCTGCAATGTATGGATTAGGAGCAACAAGGCCACCCTCGGTTGGAGGTTCATCTTTTGGCCCTCCAGGGGCAAACTTGTTTGTGTTTCATGTCCCAGCTAGCTGGAATGATATTGATCTGATTGAGCACTTCAAACATTTTGGTACAGTTATAAGCGCCCGCGTTCAGAGAGATGCAGCAGGTAGAAATAGAGGATTTGGATTTATTTCTTATGATAACCCTCAATCTGCACTCATTGccattaaaaatatgaacGGATTTAGTGTTGGCGGAAAATATCTTAAAGTACAACTTAAAAAGGGTGAGGAACACTATATGCAAAATGACCAATTTTCTGCACTCCAAGCATTTTCTCAACCACAACCATTTGTTACGCCTCAATTACAACCGAATACTCTTACTCCAAAGTATCAAATGCATTATAATCCCTACTAG
- a CDS encoding 3'5'-cyclic nucleotide phosphodiesterase family protein (encoded by transcript BEWA_044190A), with amino-acid sequence MALILLFGSYASELQTRVAFFNWLVTSRKVATLEEDLHVFKTKNKISTTADITLDYIKACSVLANKLSEIVEEKTPELVGHFSFLRETMQGCISHITNSTNLYSVPQVGFSGKLDNEMDVINAYVTRGRASSFGSLSSLLSKPFGRVKTVRSRSFNAGFKEFMSILPSNVHLEEKIDLDNLRDDWNFPMISYFNNTNQAFLSVGYALLSGFREHYNLPEEKLLKFLSLVDGLYSKSTAYHNSMHAAFVAHKIYCLANYIGIYDVMSVLDRSIIIVAALCHDIGHPGRNNTFFINSQHPVAQLFNDRAVLENFHSCCTFNILEIPECNIFADFSADEYKVIRRKLIELILATDMEDHFEIVSKFSLRKNSPEFSKDDEEDLDLISKVLIKAADLSSGIVSWDESFEWSQRILYEFYDQGDEEIRLGLPVGALCDRKRHNEVAKSQYTFLKLVVSPIFEELAALNPGKIKGICIKQLDENAKKWQDISESGEEIPLLNLERELQSGTINIAWAMPNRE; translated from the coding sequence ATGGCGTTGATACTACTTTTTGGATCTTACGCATCAGAATTACAAACAAGGGTGGCATTTTTCAACTGGCTAGTTACATCTAGGAAAGTTGCGACTTTGGAGGAGGATTTACACGTATTTAAAACAAAGAATAAGATATCTACAACCGCTGATATCACTTTGGATTATATAAAGGCATGCAGCGTCTTGGCAAATAAATTATCTGAGATTGTAGAGGAAAAGACTCCAGAGTTGGTTGGACACTTCTCTTTCTTGCGTGAGACTATGCAGGGCTGTATCTCTCACATTACAAACAGTACAAACCTTTATTCTGTTCCACAGGTTGGATTTTCTGGAAAGCTTGATAATGAAATGGATGTAATAAATGCCTATGTGACTAGGGGTCGAGCAAGTTCATTTGGTAGCCTTTCCTCATTATTAAGCAAACCATTTGGAAGGGTAAAAACAGTTCGTTCAAGGAGTTTTAATGCTGGTTTCAAGGAATTTATGTCAATTTTGCCTTCCAATGTGCATCTAGAGGAGAAGATTGATTTGGATAACTTAAGGGATGATTGGAACTTTCCAATGATATCATATTTCAATAACACTAATCAGGCTTTCTTATCCGTGGGATATGCTCTTCTATCAGGGTTTAGAGAGCATTATAATCTGCCTGAAGAGAAACTGCTCAAGTTTTTATCCTTGGTTGATGGATTGTATAGCAAATCGACAGCATATCATAATTCAATGCATGCTGCTTTTGTAGCACACAAAATTTACTGTTTAGCAAACTATATTGGTATATACGACGTAATGTCAGTCTTGGATCGCTCTATAATAATAGTAGCGGCGCTATGTCATGATATAGGTCACCCTGGTCGTAACAATActtttttcataaattctCAACATCCGGTGGCTCAACTGTTTAATGATAGGGCTGTATTGGAAAACTTTCATTCATGTTGTACTTTCAACATATTGGAGATACCAGAATGTAACATATTTGCAGACTTTTCCGCAGATGAGTATAAAGTAATTCGTAGAAAGTTGATCGAGCTTATTCTAGCAACGGATATGGAGGATCACTTTGAAATAGTTTCTAAATTTAGTTTGAGAAAAAATTCCCCAGAGTTttctaaagatgatgaagaagaccTTGATCTGATTTCAAAAGTGTTGATAAAGGCAGCAGATTTATCATCTGGGATTGTTTCATGGGATGAAAGTTTTGAATGGTCACAGAGAATACTATATGAATTTTATGATCAAGGTGATGAAGAAATACGATTGGGTCTACCAGTTGGGGCTTTGTGTGATAGAAAACGCCACAATGAAGTTGCAAAGTCACAATACACATTCTTGAAACTTGTAGTGTCGCCGATTTTTGAGGAGCTGGCAGCTTTGAATCCAGGCAAGATCAAGGGTATTTGCATAAAGCAACTCGATGAGAATGCCAAAAAATGGCAAGATATCTCGGAGTCTGGTGAGGAGATTCCGCTACTAAATTTAGAAAGAGAACTGCAGTCTGGTACTATAAACATTGCGTGGGCAATGCCGAATAGAGAATAG